In one window of Mesorhizobium sp. B2-1-1 DNA:
- the coxB gene encoding cytochrome c oxidase subunit II: MATITWLLVMLALAMALFHQRRAQAGPPPLVIDSHQEHRFNRAVGSAVAATVLVLAALTITSFFAGKSIASLGGKETLTIRITGHQWWWEIRYPNDDRSRMIVTANEIHLPVGERVKVELDSTDVIHSLWVPSLAGKRDLIPGRPSEITLIADRPGIYRGQCAEFCGYQHAHMAVTVIAESREAFEAWRSRQDAAAIAPASEEERRGQRAFLSTGCALCHTIRGTPAKGAVGPDLTHLANRRALAADTLAMTPGALAAWIADPQSTKPGAKMPRIALSADDLRAVVTYLGSLE; encoded by the coding sequence GTGGCGACCATCACCTGGCTGCTCGTCATGCTGGCCCTGGCAATGGCGCTCTTCCATCAGCGCCGGGCACAAGCAGGACCCCCGCCGCTGGTCATCGACAGCCATCAGGAGCACAGGTTTAACCGCGCGGTCGGAAGCGCCGTCGCGGCGACCGTGCTGGTTCTCGCCGCGCTGACGATAACGAGCTTCTTCGCCGGCAAATCCATCGCCTCGCTGGGCGGAAAGGAGACGCTCACCATCCGCATCACAGGGCATCAATGGTGGTGGGAAATACGCTATCCCAACGATGATCGGTCGCGCATGATTGTCACGGCGAACGAGATCCATCTTCCCGTCGGCGAACGGGTAAAGGTGGAACTCGATTCGACCGATGTCATTCACAGCTTATGGGTGCCAAGCCTGGCCGGTAAAAGGGACCTCATTCCGGGCCGGCCGAGCGAGATCACCCTCATTGCCGACAGGCCTGGTATCTATCGCGGCCAGTGCGCCGAGTTCTGCGGCTACCAGCATGCTCACATGGCCGTCACCGTCATCGCGGAAAGCCGCGAAGCGTTCGAGGCATGGCGGTCCAGACAAGACGCCGCCGCCATCGCGCCTGCCAGCGAGGAGGAACGCCGCGGCCAGCGGGCTTTTCTTTCCACCGGTTGCGCGCTCTGCCACACGATAAGGGGGACGCCGGCCAAGGGAGCGGTCGGGCCCGACCTTACCCATCTCGCAAACCGGCGTGCATTGGCCGCCGACACGCTGGCCATGACACCCGGCGCGCTCGCCGCGTGGATCGCCGATCCGCAATCCACAAAACCCGGCGCGAAGATGCCGCGCATTGCTCTCAGCGCCGACGATCTTCGTGCGGTCGTCACCTATCTTGGAAGTCTTGAATGA